One segment of Saprospiraceae bacterium DNA contains the following:
- the nusA gene encoding transcription termination/antitermination protein NusA, whose protein sequence is MVNLVDVFSDFKTGKNIDRPTMVRVLEDVFRTLIKKKYGTDENFDVIVNTNTGDLEIWRVREVVPDGEVTNELAQVSVTEAHTIDEGVDVGDECYEKLSIDDFGRRAIMAARQTLVSRIMELEKDEIYRKYSEMVGTIVIGEVSQIMKKEILVLDDATSNEIVLPRTEMIKGDYYRKGDVVKGIIKKVEMVNNAPYIMLSRTDPAFLAKLLEGEVPEIEDGVIEIKNIVRLPGERAKVAVESHDERIDPVGACVGMKGSRIHGIVRELRNENIDIINYTNNVSLFIQRSLTPAKISNIELDHERKRASVFLDQDQVSLAIGKAGSNIKLATKLTGYEIDVYRNQAEYEIDDVDLEEFGDAIEPWVIEALKNVGCDTARQVLELSAEELVRRTDLEEETVREVLRILAEEFEEEK, encoded by the coding sequence ATGGTCAATTTAGTAGATGTCTTTTCCGACTTTAAGACCGGGAAAAATATAGACCGCCCCACAATGGTGCGCGTGCTGGAAGACGTGTTCCGCACCCTCATCAAGAAAAAATATGGTACTGATGAAAACTTCGATGTCATCGTCAACACCAACACGGGCGACCTTGAAATCTGGCGCGTCCGCGAGGTAGTGCCGGATGGCGAAGTCACCAACGAACTGGCGCAAGTCAGCGTCACAGAAGCCCACACCATTGACGAGGGCGTGGATGTGGGGGATGAATGCTATGAAAAACTCTCCATTGACGATTTTGGTCGTCGGGCCATCATGGCAGCCCGCCAGACACTCGTCTCCCGCATCATGGAATTGGAGAAAGACGAGATTTATCGCAAATACTCCGAGATGGTCGGCACGATAGTCATTGGAGAGGTGAGCCAAATCATGAAAAAGGAAATCCTAGTGCTTGATGATGCAACGAGCAACGAAATCGTGCTCCCACGAACAGAAATGATAAAAGGCGACTACTACCGCAAGGGCGATGTGGTAAAAGGCATCATCAAAAAAGTGGAAATGGTCAACAATGCGCCATATATCATGCTCAGCCGCACAGACCCGGCTTTCTTGGCCAAGTTGCTGGAAGGCGAAGTGCCCGAAATCGAGGACGGAGTAATCGAAATCAAAAACATCGTGCGCCTACCCGGCGAGCGCGCCAAAGTCGCTGTGGAAAGTCATGATGAGCGCATAGACCCCGTAGGTGCCTGCGTGGGGATGAAAGGCAGTCGCATACACGGCATCGTGCGCGAGCTGCGCAATGAAAACATTGACATCATCAATTACACCAACAACGTCTCACTTTTCATTCAGCGCAGCCTGACCCCAGCCAAAATCAGCAACATCGAACTCGACCACGAGCGCAAACGAGCCTCCGTCTTCCTTGACCAAGACCAAGTAAGTCTGGCCATCGGCAAAGCAGGGAGCAACATCAAATTAGCCACCAAACTCACCGGTTACGAAATAGACGTGTATCGCAACCAAGCAGAATACGAAATTGACGACGTGGACTTGGAAGAATTCGGCGATGCCATCGAACCGTGGGTGATAGAGGCGCTCAAGAACGTCGGCTGCGATACAGCCCGACAAGTACTCGAACTCAGTGCCGAAGAGCTCGTGCGCCGCACCGACCTCGAAGAGGAGACCGTGCGCGAGGTGTTGCGTATTTTGGCAGAAGAATTCGAGGAAGAAAAATAA
- a CDS encoding ribosome maturation factor yields the protein MELTERIAQLLEEKYATDESFADCFTVDIELKPNAKLYVFADSDSGMTFEKCQKLSRFLESHLDTNGWLGDKYVLEVSSPGIGRPFKFLRQYKNNIGRTVEVTMKDKTHQTGLLSEVSEAQITLLQKAVEREGNKKKEVEKPTSIPFDQIETAIVKIAF from the coding sequence ATGGAACTAACCGAACGCATTGCCCAACTCCTTGAGGAAAAATACGCAACCGACGAATCTTTCGCCGATTGCTTCACTGTGGACATCGAATTGAAGCCAAACGCAAAGCTCTACGTCTTTGCAGATAGCGACTCTGGCATGACCTTCGAAAAGTGTCAAAAATTGAGTCGTTTCTTAGAAAGCCATCTGGATACCAATGGCTGGCTTGGCGACAAATATGTGCTTGAAGTCAGCAGCCCCGGCATTGGAAGACCATTCAAGTTTCTACGTCAATACAAGAACAATATCGGGCGCACCGTAGAGGTAACGATGAAAGACAAAACCCATCAAACGGGACTTTTGTCAGAAGTCAGCGAAGCCCAAATCACCTTGCTTCAAAAAGCAGTGGAGCGCGAAGGCAACAAAAAGAAGGAAGTAGAAAAACCAACGAGCATCCCCTTTGACCAAATTGAAACAGCCATCGTAAAAATCGCTTTCTGA